GGATCTGTGCCTGCGACGAAATGCAGATCTACAAATACTGCCACTGCCTCCTCTTCGTGCGAGAAGATGGGATGCCGATCACGGAATATTTACCGGAGGGTCACGAGGGTCGCGAGGTATACGGGTTGATCACCGACCCGACGCCCGACAAAGGTCGCGCGCTCAAACACAAGGCTGGCCCAACTCCCACCATTCAGGACACGCCGTCCACAGCGGCGGCACCCTCGACATGATGGCGCGTCATCGCGACGGTCGATGCTGGGGTGCCGGTTTTTTGCTGATGAGTTGCGCTCTGGTGGTCTCCGCGCAAGCCGCGACGCCGCTCCCCCCGAGTCCGTCGGCCTTCAATGAGAAAGAGCTGTTTGCCTACAAAGCCAAAGGACATGGGAGCGCGGCAGGGCAGGTGTTCTTGCGTGCTGTGTCAGGCAAA
This portion of the Nitrospira sp. genome encodes:
- a CDS encoding ferredoxin:thioredoxin reductase, with translation MAEPTEESLEKIRKFIKGFAEKSGTVMHPNAAVTDAVVKGLASHIDELGKPLCPCNFYKDKEAEAKLRRWICACDEMQIYKYCHCLLFVREDGMPITEYLPEGHEGREVYGLITDPTPDKGRALKHKAGPTPTIQDTPSTAAAPST